One part of the Xiphophorus maculatus strain JP 163 A chromosome 1, X_maculatus-5.0-male, whole genome shotgun sequence genome encodes these proteins:
- the LOC102217422 gene encoding forkhead box protein P1-B gives MHESQSDPAGHTIQAIHIESRNPSENESRVKSSQTSPPEVAGVPASLSMMTPPAEAPQPLQQAPQQPVLSPQQIQVLVQQQKALMLHQQQIQEVFKNQQEQINMQLLQQKNAGIVTQELTAQQIAIQQQLLQVQQQHLLNLQRQGLLSVLPSTPTVAPGCENGSVLSPGGDIRESSSQSTTNGHHTLMKRKESGSQEESPQNSHPLYGNGMCKWPGCETVFGDFQAFMKHLNSDHTLDDKSTAQCRVQMQVVQQLELQLKKDKERLQAMMAHLKSSEPKPAAQPVNLASNVSFTPVTLPKAPPPMSLSQSATAPSTPLTPLSDSPSVLTPNSLFTSTPVRRRYSRSVSQDIIDNKEFYLSTEVRPPFTYASLIRQAIFESPRNQLTLNEIYNWFTRNFAYFRRNAATWKNAVRHNLSLHKCFVRLENVKGAVWTVDEIEFHRRRPQKAAGNGSLLKNSQSRQSLPGSALQNAGLDGNSCLYNPASIGSIALHSLPHVLQEQMNGALANGCGYQSDSSTTQSPPQAFIKEEQEDEEISENYPYESPESTDEHGHSPEMLQEEINGSPERSELHFDRVPSL, from the exons ATGCATGAGTCCCAGTCAGATCCAGCAGGACACACCATACAAGCAATCCACATAGAAAGCAGAAATCCTTCTGAGAATGAGAGTCGAGTGAAGAGCAGCCAGACTTCTCCTCCAGAGGTCGCAGGG GTTCCAGCGTCGTTGTCGATGATGACCCCGCCTGCCGAAGCTCCGCAGCCACTGCAGCAGGCACCACAGCAGCCCGTCCTCAGTCCTCAGCAGATCCAGGTGCTAGTCCAGCAGCAGAAGGCGCTCATGTTACACCAG CAACAAATCCAGGAGGTCTTCAAGAATCAGCAAGAGCAGATAAATATGCAGCTTTTGCAACAGAAGAATGCCGGGATAGTTACTCAAGAG CTTACAGCCCAGCAGATCGccatccagcagcagctgcttcaggtgcagcagcagcatctcctCAACCTGCAGAGGCAAGGCCTGCTGTCTGTGCTTCCCAGCACCCCCACTGTAGCTCCAG GGTGTGAAAATGGCAGCGTCCTCTCTCCTGGTGGAGATATCCGAGAGTCTTCCAGCCAATCGACCACCAACGGTCATCACACTCTGatgaagaggaaagaaag TGGGTCACAGGAGGAAAGCCCCCAGAACAGCCATCCTCTGTATGGAAACGGCATGTGCAAATGGCCAGGCTGTGAAACTGTTTTTGGAGACTTTCAGGCATTCATGAA ACATTTGAACAGTGACCACACACTTGACGACAAGAGTACGGCGCAGTGCCGTGTGCAGATGCAGGTTGTTCaacagctggagctgcag CTGAAGAAAGACAAGGAGCGACTGCAAGCTATGATGGCTCATCTCAAATCGTCTGAACCCAAACCTGCAGCTCAGCCT GTGAATCTGGCGTCTAATGTGTCTTTCACCCCGGTGACATTGCCCAAAGCCCCTCCTCCTATGAGTCTTTCTCAGAGTGCCACAGCCCCCTCCACGCCCCTCACACCGCTCTCTGACTCGCCGTCAGTCCTCACCCCCAACAGCTTGTTCACCAGCACTCCTGTACGGAGGCGATACAGCCGCTCTGTCAGCCAAG atataaTTGATAATAAAGAGTTCTACCTGAGCACAGAGGTTAGACCTCCATTTACATATGCGTCCCTCATAAGACAG GCTATATTTGAATCGCCTCGCAATCAGCTGACGTTAAACGAAATCTACAACTGGTTCACCAGGAACTTTGCATATTTCAGGCGCAATGCAGCTACTTGGAAG AATGCTGTCAGACACAACCTCAGTCTGCATAAATGCTTTGTGCGCCTGGAGAACGTGAAGGGAGCCGTGTGGACGGTAGACGAGATCGAGTTCCACCGACGGCGGCCTCAGAAGGCTGCTGGTAACGG ATCTCTGCTGAAGAACTCTCAAAGTCGCCAGAGCTTGCCTGGGTCTGCTCTTCAG AATGCTGGTCTAGATGGAAACAGCTGCCTGTACAACCCGGCCTCGATAGGTAGCATCGCGCTGCACTCGCTGCCTCACGTTCTCCAGGAGCAGATGAACGGAGCGCTGGCTAACGGATGTGGCTACCAAAGTGACAGCAGCACAACACAGTCTCCTCCTCAAGCTTT TAttaaagaagagcaggaggacgAGGAGATCAGCGAAAACTATCCCTACGAGTCTCCGGAGAGCACAGACGAGCACGGCCACAGCCCCGAAATGCTCCAGGAGGAAATCAACGGCAGCCCGGAGAGGTCCGAGCTTCATTTCGATCGTGTGCCTTCTCTCTGA